The following proteins are encoded in a genomic region of Aliiroseovarius sp. F47248L:
- a CDS encoding paraquat-inducible protein A, with translation MLKYLNLALLIAFPIAWFAPLMRAGLNLPLFGLKEVSVISGLQALWDTDVILALLVTFFAVFAPIMKVLGLALIQFGMMRRKMLSIFNVLGKLAMADIFLIALYIVIVKGVGMAKIETGWGLYLFTACILTSIAISFATAKRQRA, from the coding sequence ATGCTCAAATACCTAAACCTCGCCCTCCTCATCGCCTTCCCGATCGCGTGGTTCGCCCCGCTTATGCGGGCAGGCCTCAACCTGCCGCTCTTCGGCCTCAAGGAAGTCAGCGTGATCTCGGGCCTGCAGGCGCTGTGGGACACGGACGTGATCCTTGCCCTTCTCGTCACCTTTTTCGCGGTCTTCGCGCCGATCATGAAGGTGTTGGGGCTGGCGCTCATCCAATTCGGCATGATGCGCCGCAAGATGCTGTCCATCTTCAATGTGTTGGGCAAACTGGCGATGGCCGATATCTTCCTGATCGCGCTATACATCGTGATCGTGAAGGGTGTCGGCATGGCGAAGATCGAGACGGGCTGGGGGCTGTATCTGTTTACGGCCTGCATCCTGACCTCCATCGCGATCAGCTTCGCAACGGCCAAACGCCAGAGGGCCTGA
- a CDS encoding ABC transporter permease → MKPITYPLAALGRATLGFLAMVGRVAIFAGQSLSHIVRPPYYPREFLNALLNIGYFSLPVVGLTAIFTGAALALQIYSGGQRFSAEAVVPQIVAIGMVRELGPVLVGLMIAARVTSSIAAEIATMKVTEQIDALVTLSTHPMKYLTAPRVLAAILVVPALVGIGDIIGIMGGYIVGTKQLGFAPGAYINNTWNFLETADIVSSLVKGAVFGFIAAVMGCYHGMNSGRGAQGVGRATKTSVEAAAILILAANFLLTSFFFAT, encoded by the coding sequence ATGAAGCCGATCACATACCCTCTGGCGGCTCTTGGCCGTGCCACGCTGGGTTTTTTGGCTATGGTGGGTCGTGTGGCGATTTTCGCGGGCCAGTCACTCAGCCATATCGTGCGCCCTCCCTATTATCCGCGCGAGTTTCTGAACGCGCTTTTGAATATTGGCTATTTCAGCCTGCCCGTGGTGGGCCTGACAGCGATCTTCACCGGCGCGGCCCTTGCCCTGCAAATCTATTCCGGCGGGCAACGCTTCTCGGCCGAGGCTGTGGTGCCGCAGATCGTTGCCATCGGCATGGTGCGCGAACTTGGCCCGGTGTTGGTGGGCCTGATGATTGCCGCGCGGGTGACATCTTCGATCGCCGCTGAAATCGCGACCATGAAAGTGACCGAGCAGATCGACGCCCTTGTCACCCTATCCACCCACCCGATGAAATACCTCACCGCGCCGCGCGTACTGGCCGCGATCCTTGTCGTCCCGGCCCTTGTCGGGATCGGGGACATCATCGGCATCATGGGCGGCTATATCGTCGGCACCAAGCAACTGGGCTTCGCGCCGGGCGCCTATATCAACAACACGTGGAACTTCCTTGAAACCGCTGACATCGTGTCGTCCCTTGTGAAAGGCGCGGTTTTCGGGTTCATAGCCGCCGTGATGGGCTGCTATCACGGGATGAATTCCGGACGCGGCGCGCAGGGTGTGGGCCGCGCCACCAAAACCTCGGTGGAGGCCGCTGCGATCCTGATCCTTGCCGCCAACTTCCTTCTCACCAGCTTTTTCTTTGCCACATGA
- a CDS encoding ATP-binding cassette domain-containing protein, translating into MIELTDVHKSFGPKKVLAGVNLTIPRGESMVVIGGSGTGKSVLLKCVLGLMTQDSGTITLDGEDTQKAERDAFLARFGMLFQGGALFDSLPVWQNVAFRLLRGSLARPWPEAREIAVEKLRRVGLTPDVADLFPAELSGGMQKRVGLARAIAAEPEIIFFDEPTTGLDPIMSGVINDLIREIVVEMGATAMTITHDMSSVRVIADKVAMLHGGKVQWTGPVGEMDASGDPYLTQFISGSAEGPIEAVR; encoded by the coding sequence ATGATTGAACTGACAGACGTCCATAAAAGTTTCGGCCCCAAGAAGGTGCTGGCAGGTGTGAATCTGACCATTCCGCGCGGCGAAAGCATGGTGGTGATCGGGGGGTCCGGCACCGGGAAATCCGTGCTTCTGAAATGTGTTCTGGGTCTGATGACGCAGGACAGCGGTACGATCACGCTGGACGGCGAAGACACGCAGAAAGCAGAACGCGACGCGTTTCTGGCCAGGTTCGGGATGCTGTTCCAAGGCGGCGCGCTGTTTGACAGCCTACCGGTCTGGCAAAACGTCGCCTTCCGCCTGCTGCGCGGCTCACTGGCCCGTCCCTGGCCCGAGGCACGCGAGATCGCGGTCGAGAAGCTGCGCCGCGTCGGCCTGACCCCGGACGTGGCCGACCTGTTCCCCGCCGAACTGTCAGGGGGGATGCAAAAACGCGTCGGCCTTGCCCGCGCCATCGCCGCCGAACCTGAAATCATCTTCTTTGACGAGCCCACCACCGGCCTTGACCCCATCATGTCCGGCGTCATCAACGACCTGATCCGCGAGATTGTCGTCGAAATGGGCGCCACCGCCATGACCATCACCCACGACATGTCCTCGGTCCGCGTGATCGCCGACAAGGTGGCGATGCTGCACGGGGGAAAGGTGCAGTGGACGGGTCCGGTCGGAGAAATGGACGCCTCGGGCGATCCCTATCTGACGCAGTTCATTTCGGGCAGTGCCGAGGGACCGATCGAAGCGGTGCGGTAG
- the alr gene encoding alanine racemase translates to MSTGRLTIDLDAVAANWRALDAKSDTEVQTAAVVKADAYGLGVGKVARALAAAGARRFFVAVAEEGAALREALGPGPEISVFAGHMAGDTDMIHDLGLVPMLNSVDQLTRHFESLPGHPFGIQLDTGMNRLGMEPPEWATLRDLILSQNPRLIMSHLACADEPMHLMNRQQLDTFHEMTEGVDVPRSLSATGGILMGADYHFDLTRPGIGLYGGLPFDSAEPVVTLDLPVVQIRDLAIGESVGYSNTWVAEHATRVATVSGGYADGITRHISNKAVMFHLDTPCPILGRVSMDLISVDVSHLKEEPKALTLLGAHQTPDDLADVGGTIGYEVLTQLGARYARYYARGRG, encoded by the coding sequence ATGAGTACAGGCAGACTTACCATTGATCTGGACGCCGTGGCTGCCAATTGGCGGGCGCTGGACGCGAAATCCGACACCGAGGTGCAAACCGCCGCGGTGGTCAAGGCCGACGCCTATGGGCTTGGCGTGGGTAAAGTGGCGCGTGCGCTTGCTGCTGCAGGGGCGCGGCGTTTCTTTGTCGCCGTTGCCGAAGAAGGGGCCGCCTTGCGCGAAGCCCTTGGGCCGGGTCCAGAAATCAGTGTCTTTGCAGGGCACATGGCCGGCGACACCGACATGATCCATGATCTGGGCCTTGTGCCCATGCTGAACTCTGTCGACCAACTGACCCGCCATTTCGAATCCCTGCCCGGCCACCCGTTCGGCATTCAGCTGGATACCGGTATGAACCGGCTGGGGATGGAACCACCCGAATGGGCCACCCTGCGCGATTTGATCTTATCGCAGAACCCGCGCCTGATCATGAGCCATCTGGCCTGCGCGGACGAGCCCATGCACCTGATGAACCGCCAACAGCTTGATACCTTCCACGAAATGACCGAGGGCGTGGATGTGCCGCGCAGCCTGTCTGCGACCGGGGGCATCCTGATGGGGGCAGATTATCATTTCGACCTGACCCGCCCGGGCATCGGCCTATATGGCGGCCTGCCCTTTGACAGTGCAGAGCCAGTTGTGACGCTTGACCTTCCCGTGGTGCAGATCCGCGATCTGGCAATAGGCGAAAGCGTTGGATATTCTAATACTTGGGTCGCTGAGCACGCAACCCGTGTGGCCACCGTCAGCGGTGGCTATGCCGATGGGATCACGCGGCATATCTCGAACAAAGCAGTAATGTTTCATCTAGACACGCCCTGCCCGATCCTGGGCCGCGTGTCGATGGACTTAATTTCCGTGGATGTTAGCCACTTGAAGGAAGAGCCCAAAGCACTAACCCTTTTGGGCGCGCACCAAACCCCGGACGATTTGGCTGACGTGGGCGGAACGATCGGCTATGAAGTGCTGACACAGCTTGGCGCACGCTATGCGCGATACTATGCACGAGGTCGCGGATGA